In the genome of Candidatus Moraniibacteriota bacterium, one region contains:
- a CDS encoding glycosyltransferase: MKVALVHDYLVQYGGAERVLEVFAEMFPEAPIFTLIYDKEAMHGAFEGRDIRTSFLQRVPWAKRNHRFFPVLMPLAIEQFDFRGFDLVLSDSSSYAKGVITDPRTTHVCYMHTPMRYAWDDCHKYVEDFGLPRIVKKAIPFFMSPVRLWDQVSANRPDFIIANSQFVADRIWKYYHRSAEIIHPPVDVRAFGLMPPAGRENYFLMVGRLIAYKRHDIAIRAFNELQLPLKIIGRGPEYARLKRLAGPTVEFLGRVPDVDLPRYYSSCRAFIFPQEEDFGIVAFEAFASGRPLIAFRGGDIPEHLEEGRMGVFFERQTVGDIVAAVRKFRDHDYDAEDIRRKSLAFDQSVFSEKIRLYLDRVLQKRQERFLG; encoded by the coding sequence ATGAAGGTAGCGTTGGTGCATGATTATTTGGTTCAGTACGGAGGAGCTGAACGGGTGCTTGAGGTGTTTGCGGAAATGTTTCCGGAAGCGCCGATTTTCACGCTCATTTATGATAAGGAGGCGATGCATGGCGCTTTTGAGGGTCGGGACATTCGTACCTCATTTCTCCAGAGAGTTCCTTGGGCAAAGCGAAATCACCGGTTCTTTCCGGTGCTTATGCCGCTTGCCATAGAACAGTTTGATTTTCGAGGGTTTGATTTGGTTCTGTCTGATTCTTCGAGTTATGCCAAGGGCGTGATCACAGATCCTCGCACGACCCATGTGTGCTATATGCATACGCCCATGCGGTATGCATGGGATGACTGCCACAAGTATGTTGAAGATTTCGGTCTCCCTCGTATCGTAAAGAAAGCTATTCCCTTCTTCATGAGTCCGGTTCGTCTTTGGGATCAGGTGAGCGCGAATCGACCGGATTTTATTATTGCGAATTCCCAATTTGTTGCCGATCGCATATGGAAATACTATCATCGTTCGGCAGAGATTATTCATCCGCCAGTCGATGTGCGTGCGTTTGGTCTGATGCCTCCTGCCGGTAGAGAGAATTATTTCCTGATGGTGGGGAGACTGATCGCTTACAAACGGCACGATATTGCTATCCGAGCCTTTAATGAATTGCAGCTCCCATTGAAGATTATCGGAAGAGGTCCTGAATATGCTCGGTTGAAACGGCTTGCTGGGCCGACCGTGGAATTTCTGGGACGCGTTCCGGATGTCGACTTGCCGCGTTATTATAGTTCATGCCGAGCATTTATTTTCCCACAGGAAGAAGACTTTGGCATCGTGGCTTTCGAGGCATTCGCATCCGGAAGGCCGCTCATTGCATTTCGTGGCGGTGATATTCCGGAGCACCTTGAAGAGGGAAGGATGGGTGTATTCTTTGAACGACAGACAGTTGGCGATATTGTTGCCGCTGTGCGAAAATTTCGCGATCATGATTATGATGCCGAAGATATTCGACGGAAATCGCTTGCTTTTGATCAGTCGGTGTTTTCGGAGAAAATTCGGTTATACCTCGATCGAGTTCTTCAGAAAAGGCAAGAAAGATTCCTTGGATGA
- a CDS encoding phage holin family protein, which yields MHLLALWIVNAVLFLVIANIVPGIEIRDFGTALWLALLWGCISITIRPILLLLTLPVTILTLGLFTFVVNGFLFWLLSQMVSGFRVTSFGSALLGAFLFSLLGWAFGRTFRKSGES from the coding sequence ATGCATCTCCTTGCTCTTTGGATAGTCAATGCCGTGCTCTTTTTGGTTATTGCCAATATTGTTCCGGGCATTGAGATTCGTGATTTTGGAACAGCTTTGTGGTTAGCTCTTCTCTGGGGATGTATTAGTATCACAATACGTCCGATTCTTCTCCTTCTTACGCTCCCGGTAACTATTTTGACGCTCGGTCTTTTTACATTCGTCGTAAACGGGTTTCTTTTCTGGTTGCTCTCTCAGATGGTGTCGGGATTTCGAGTCACTTCTTTTGGGTCAGCGCTTCTTGGTGCTTTTCTTTTCTCTTTGCTCGGTTGGGCGTTTGGTCGGACATTTCGGAAGTCGGGTGAGTCGTGA
- the rplU gene encoding 50S ribosomal protein L21: MIAIIKTGGKQYRALEGEKLRLEKIEGGVGDVITFSEVLLVGDEQSVQVGTPLVSKASVIAKIVEQGRADKVWGIKHKPKKRYRMKFGHRQPYTEVEVTKIAVAK; this comes from the coding sequence ATGATTGCTATTATTAAGACGGGAGGGAAACAGTATCGAGCGCTTGAAGGCGAGAAGCTTCGCTTGGAGAAAATAGAAGGGGGTGTTGGTGATGTCATTACCTTTTCCGAAGTGCTCTTGGTAGGGGATGAACAGTCGGTACAAGTAGGGACTCCATTGGTCTCGAAAGCTTCTGTAATTGCTAAAATTGTGGAACAGGGGCGGGCTGATAAGGTGTGGGGTATCAAACATAAGCCGAAGAAGCGGTATCGGATGAAATTTGGTCATCGTCAGCCATACACAGAGGTTGAGGTGACAAAGATTGCTGTTGCAAAGTAG
- a CDS encoding alanine--tRNA ligase, whose protein sequence is MLTVREIREKYLQFFGKRGHALVPSSSLVPENDPSTLFTGSGMQPMVPYLLGESHPLGTRLADSQKCFRSQDIEEVGDNRHTTFFEMLGNWSFGDYFKREQIAWMWDFLTKELALDPSRLYFTCYSGNSSLGIPRDEESAQLWKSLLEQSGVSVTIVEDAEEKGMRGGRIFYYGDKKNWWSRVGVPENMPSGEPGGPDTEMFWDFGEYRGLHEASVWKDAPCHVNCDCGRFVEIGNNVFMEYIKTAEGFEKLPKPNVDFGGGLERIAVAVHDDPDIFRVDVFYDACAVLETLSARRYGERREDTYAFRVVLDHLRAATFLVADGVMPSNKDQGYFVRRLIRRAVRFGKELMISDNFVDSIARSFIHSYSSVYPTLAEQEEGILRALSDEEVKFRTTLDRGMREFDKRIESGNLSGKDAFDLFATYGFPYEMTRELASENEISIDESAFHDEFEKHRTLSRTASAGKFKGGLADTSERTTKLHTATHLMLAGLRKYLGEGVHQAGSNITEERARFDFTYPEKVPREVLDKVESYVNEAIRANCMVETDIMDKETARSTGVEGSFWEKYPDKVTVYCIKSADGTAYSAELCGGPHVVATGSMGHFRIVKEEASSAGVRRVKAVLEDAV, encoded by the coding sequence ATGTTGACTGTGCGGGAAATTCGGGAAAAATATCTTCAATTCTTTGGAAAAAGAGGGCACGCTCTGGTGCCTTCGTCGTCTCTGGTCCCGGAGAATGATCCGTCAACACTCTTTACAGGGAGTGGCATGCAGCCGATGGTGCCATATCTTTTGGGCGAATCACATCCTCTCGGGACACGACTCGCGGATTCGCAGAAATGCTTCCGTTCGCAGGATATCGAAGAAGTGGGAGACAATCGGCATACGACGTTTTTTGAAATGCTTGGCAATTGGTCGTTTGGCGATTATTTTAAGCGGGAACAGATTGCGTGGATGTGGGATTTTCTGACCAAGGAGCTTGCTCTTGATCCGTCCAGACTTTACTTTACGTGTTACAGCGGCAATAGTTCCCTCGGCATTCCGCGTGATGAAGAGTCGGCACAACTGTGGAAATCGCTTCTGGAACAATCGGGAGTTTCTGTGACTATTGTTGAAGATGCTGAAGAAAAAGGGATGCGTGGCGGGCGAATTTTTTACTATGGCGACAAGAAGAATTGGTGGTCGAGAGTTGGTGTGCCGGAGAATATGCCCAGTGGTGAACCAGGCGGTCCGGATACGGAAATGTTTTGGGATTTTGGCGAATATCGGGGTCTTCACGAGGCATCGGTCTGGAAGGATGCTCCTTGCCATGTGAATTGTGACTGTGGGCGATTTGTCGAGATCGGCAATAACGTATTCATGGAATACATAAAAACTGCCGAGGGATTCGAGAAGCTTCCGAAGCCGAATGTTGATTTCGGAGGAGGGCTTGAGCGGATTGCGGTAGCGGTACATGATGATCCGGATATCTTTCGGGTCGATGTTTTTTATGATGCGTGCGCAGTTCTTGAAACGCTTTCGGCGAGGCGGTACGGAGAACGCCGAGAGGACACCTATGCTTTTCGAGTGGTTCTCGATCATCTTCGAGCGGCAACTTTTTTGGTGGCGGATGGTGTTATGCCGTCAAATAAGGATCAGGGATATTTTGTACGCCGACTTATTCGTCGTGCGGTTCGTTTTGGAAAAGAGCTGATGATTTCGGATAACTTCGTTGACAGCATAGCTCGCTCGTTTATTCACTCCTATTCCAGTGTCTATCCGACTTTGGCCGAGCAGGAGGAGGGGATACTGCGCGCACTGAGCGATGAAGAAGTGAAATTTCGAACAACGCTTGATCGTGGGATGAGAGAGTTTGATAAGCGGATCGAGTCCGGGAATCTCTCGGGGAAAGACGCTTTCGATCTCTTTGCGACATATGGATTTCCCTATGAAATGACGCGTGAACTTGCCAGTGAGAATGAAATCTCCATTGATGAGTCGGCGTTTCATGATGAATTTGAGAAGCATCGGACTCTCTCTCGGACGGCATCGGCAGGGAAGTTTAAAGGGGGTCTTGCCGATACCAGTGAAAGAACAACAAAATTGCACACGGCTACGCATCTCATGCTTGCGGGACTTCGGAAATACCTTGGCGAAGGCGTGCATCAAGCGGGATCGAACATTACCGAGGAACGAGCGCGGTTCGATTTCACCTATCCGGAGAAAGTTCCAAGGGAGGTGCTTGATAAAGTTGAGTCATATGTGAATGAGGCGATACGGGCGAATTGCATGGTTGAGACGGATATTATGGATAAGGAGACGGCTCGATCGACTGGTGTTGAAGGGAGTTTTTGGGAAAAATATCCGGATAAAGTGACTGTTTATTGTATAAAAAGTGCTGATGGAACGGCATACTCCGCGGAGCTTTGCGGCGGACCACATGTTGTTGCTACTGGTTCGATGGGACACTTTCGAATCGTAAAGGAAGAGGCGTCCTCGGCTGGTGTGCGGCGGGTGAAAGCAGTGTTAGAAGACGCTGTTTGA
- the pilM gene encoding pilus assembly protein PilM, which yields MGFLSNVLGKNSREHFLALDIGTEIVKALVFRIEGGSGIVDGVGWVRQKSGNMQSGAVSDIAGVIDSCREAVLLAEEQAKAKNVRKSIVGIAGELVKGTTTTVHYERVNPEVKISLSELRMIVEKVQEKAYERIHKQLVWETNQSEIDVKLINAAVVDVRIDGYRVTNPLNFQGRDVSMSIFNAYAPMIHLGAIESIASALHLDLINIAAEPYAVARSVEVEDMLDFSAIFIDIGGGTTDIAVVRNGGLEGTKMFALGGRAFTKRLAQESGMSFEEAEKLKIDYSLGKLDTESTNALHDFFREDCRVWQGGIELSLAEFSDTDLLPTKIFLCGGGSGLPGIREALLSEEWSGNLPFSKSPQVSFLQPHDIVRMSDSTGVLSNPQDITPMGLANLALHLADEEKSLAGMLRRAMDTVQR from the coding sequence ATGGGCTTTCTTTCAAATGTTCTTGGGAAGAATTCTCGTGAACATTTTCTTGCGCTCGATATCGGTACGGAGATTGTCAAAGCTTTGGTGTTTCGCATCGAAGGTGGTTCGGGTATTGTTGATGGAGTTGGCTGGGTGCGACAGAAATCCGGCAATATGCAAAGTGGCGCTGTTTCTGATATCGCCGGTGTCATTGATTCGTGTCGCGAAGCAGTGTTGCTTGCTGAGGAGCAAGCAAAGGCAAAGAATGTTCGGAAAAGCATTGTGGGCATTGCCGGGGAACTCGTCAAGGGCACAACAACGACCGTTCATTATGAGCGTGTGAATCCAGAGGTGAAAATAAGTCTCTCGGAACTTCGCATGATCGTCGAAAAAGTTCAAGAGAAGGCGTACGAACGCATTCATAAGCAGCTTGTCTGGGAAACAAATCAGTCTGAGATTGATGTCAAGTTGATTAATGCAGCGGTGGTTGATGTCCGTATCGATGGATATCGCGTGACAAACCCATTGAACTTTCAAGGTCGTGATGTCTCGATGAGCATTTTCAATGCGTATGCCCCGATGATTCACTTGGGCGCTATCGAGAGTATCGCGTCTGCGTTGCATCTCGATCTGATAAACATCGCGGCAGAGCCCTACGCCGTTGCCCGTTCCGTCGAGGTCGAAGATATGCTCGATTTCAGCGCGATTTTCATCGATATTGGCGGCGGAACGACCGACATCGCCGTGGTGCGAAATGGCGGACTGGAGGGAACAAAAATGTTTGCGCTTGGCGGACGCGCGTTTACGAAGCGACTGGCTCAGGAATCCGGAATGAGTTTCGAAGAGGCGGAGAAACTGAAGATCGACTATTCATTGGGCAAGCTCGATACGGAATCAACCAACGCTCTTCATGATTTTTTCCGAGAGGACTGTCGTGTTTGGCAGGGCGGCATCGAGCTTTCTCTTGCTGAGTTCTCGGATACGGACCTCTTGCCAACGAAGATCTTCTTGTGCGGTGGCGGATCAGGACTCCCGGGTATCCGTGAGGCTCTCTTGTCCGAGGAATGGAGCGGTAATTTGCCATTTTCGAAATCTCCGCAAGTAAGTTTTCTCCAGCCGCACGATATTGTCCGAATGAGTGATTCTACGGGTGTCCTTTCAAATCCGCAGGATATTACCCCGATGGGTCTTGCCAACCTCGCTCTTCACCTGGCTGATGAAGAGAAATCTCTCGCCGGGATGCTTCGCCGGGCCATGGATACGGTTCAGCGGTAG
- a CDS encoding carbohydrate kinase family protein — protein MDHVVCVGSVAKDVFFPTADGVFLDTPEDVTSQRKVAFEVGAKYQVEDRFEALGGVAANTSVGLARLGVSVSCYGAVGDDDLAAWIRREFDREGVDAGLLEEYTGVKSDLSAILVFARDGERTIFYNRDSAECFSVKSAQLSGASWVMMSALNGNWEENMRQAVAGAKEAGARLAVNPGQRNMKDNPERVLDAVRVADVLLLNKDEAIELALHIVPDVSTDRINDEAFLVRTLFNFGAKKIALTDGARGAWGYDGKDFLRAVARRPEHGIDTTGAGDAFGSAFLAAEISGKSLSEALQWGMINGAHTVRHYGAIEGLCHRDAIESELSDITVTSMENPRPLVI, from the coding sequence ATGGATCATGTGGTTTGTGTCGGATCGGTAGCGAAGGATGTCTTCTTTCCAACAGCGGATGGAGTGTTTCTTGATACGCCGGAAGACGTGACATCGCAACGGAAAGTTGCTTTCGAAGTTGGAGCAAAGTATCAAGTCGAGGATCGGTTTGAGGCACTTGGCGGCGTTGCGGCGAATACGTCGGTTGGGCTTGCGCGTCTTGGCGTTTCGGTTTCGTGTTATGGGGCGGTAGGCGATGATGATTTGGCGGCCTGGATTCGTCGGGAGTTTGATCGAGAGGGAGTCGATGCCGGTCTTCTTGAAGAATATACGGGAGTGAAAAGTGATCTTTCAGCGATACTGGTTTTTGCGAGGGATGGAGAGCGAACTATCTTCTACAATCGTGATTCCGCCGAGTGTTTTTCTGTGAAATCGGCACAGCTATCGGGTGCCTCTTGGGTGATGATGAGCGCTTTGAACGGCAACTGGGAAGAAAATATGCGACAGGCGGTAGCGGGTGCGAAGGAGGCGGGGGCGAGGCTTGCTGTCAATCCCGGGCAGCGGAATATGAAAGATAATCCGGAGCGCGTGTTGGATGCGGTTCGCGTAGCGGATGTTCTTCTGTTAAACAAGGACGAGGCTATTGAGTTGGCACTGCACATTGTGCCAGATGTTAGTACTGATCGGATAAATGACGAAGCGTTTCTTGTTCGGACGCTCTTCAACTTCGGTGCGAAGAAAATCGCTCTCACTGATGGGGCGCGTGGCGCGTGGGGATATGATGGGAAAGATTTTCTGCGAGCAGTAGCGCGACGTCCGGAGCATGGAATTGATACGACGGGTGCCGGTGATGCTTTTGGGAGCGCATTTCTTGCGGCGGAAATTTCCGGCAAGTCTCTATCGGAGGCATTGCAATGGGGTATGATAAACGGCGCGCATACGGTGCGGCATTATGGCGCCATTGAAGGGCTGTGTCATCGGGATGCAATTGAGTCGGAACTTTCAGATATTACGGTGACATCCATGGAGAACCCGCGTCCTCTTGTGATATAA